A stretch of the Rosa rugosa chromosome 5, drRosRugo1.1, whole genome shotgun sequence genome encodes the following:
- the LOC133711986 gene encoding protein-tyrosine-phosphatase MKP1-like: MLGEEDSECGLAAGNSTRKSYLRSMSWSDRSPSKPNPYPKPQLNSKVRSCLPPLQPLSIAKSNVKEWPKAGSDDLGVWPQPQTPRGSAKPFPGSNPPQLPVPGREFEFKKDKLAFFDKECSRIAEHIYLGSDAVAKNREVLRKNGITHVLNCVGFVSPEYFKNDLVYKTLWLKDSPSEDITSILYDVFDYFEDVRKQSGRVLVHCCQGVSRSTALVIAYLMWREGQSFEDAFQYVKAARGVTNPNMGFACQLLQCQKRVHAVPASPSSVLRMYRMAPHSSYDPLHLVPKMLNHPGPQGLDSRGAFVVHVPSAIYVWIGKDCNTMMSDKARAAALQVIQYERAKGPTVDINEGKEPPEFWDALSSGLSAEDCGKGDVQNQKEETVASGGDKVAAVTCIPVGERKVGEYDLDFEIFSKALAGGVVPPFSVSNTESETCLPARENGWGRLRQKFASGIMKDLVTSSELNCKTTPSSDGLDMVVEVNKEEEDPVSLTEPLSPLSAPSHFCGSPDSFECYPISSPSRIRDTCREVGHSVALTNPLSFPTTDCGSPDSCSWFPDNNLKFSSKSPTLSPSTSEYSSSSFTFSPSSSNWSDLSYLSSQQPSPSGLDSADPLCIKHSSIADSSQLPFKESLSSPREAFSAHRTLEVTNTCSTCKGISPSIAERRGSKPPPLMLLPSVEESPKVSRNLVRSWSFSLPDLDDDLMDTDCNQAENVSNREELMLDVDIINPENELQSEATREAAEVINPVLYQWPSLNKVVMHRSAKLHSGSAYLLLAPDATVGAHKPGVLFVWLGCDILHEKGQNATFEDSHLHWETIGRCFLEHMGLPMSAPVQIVREGEEPEQFLIHLSCKSIQNT, translated from the exons ATGTTGGGTGAGGAAGATTCTGAGTGTGGGCTTGCCGCCGGAAATAGTACCCGGAAAAGTTATCTCCGGTCCATGTCATGGAGTGACCGTTCACCTTCCAAACCTAATCCTTATCCAAAGCCTCAGCTCAATAGTAAAGTAAGGTCTTGCTTGCCTCCACTTCAGCCTCTTTCAATAGCCAAGAGTAATGTTAAGGAGTGGCCAAAGGCGGGTTCTGATGATCTTGGTGTTTGGCCTCAGCCCCAAACCCCTAGAGGGTCGGCTAAACCCTTTCCGGGTTCGAATCCCCCCCAACTGCCTGTGCCTGGGAGAGAGTTTGAGTTTAAGAAAGATAAGCTTGCTTTTTTTGATAAAGAGTGCTCCAGAATTGCGGAGCATATATACTTGGGGAGTGATGCTGTGGCTAAGAACCGTGAGGTTTTGAGGAAGAACGGCATCACCCATGTGCTCAACTGTGTTGGGTTTGTGTCTCCTGAGTATTTCAAGAATGATCTTGTGTACAAGACGCTCTGGTTGAAAGATAGCCCCTCCGAGGACATTACGAGCATTCTGTATGATGTGTTTGATTATTTTGAAGATGTCAGGAAGCAAAGTGGGAGAGTTCTTGTGCATTGTTGTCAGGGAGTGTCGCGGTCGACCGCTCTCGTCATTGCATACCTTATGTGGAGGGAGGGCCAGAGCTTTGAAGATGCATTTCAGTATGTCAAGGCAGCAAGAGGGGTGACCAACCCGAATATGGGTTTTGCTTGTCAACTTCTGCAGTGCCAGAAGCGGGTGCATGCTGTGCCTGCAAGCCCGAGTTCTGTGTTAAGGATGTACAGGATGGCCCCCCATTCATCCTATGATCCTCTTCATCTGGTGCCAAAGATGTTAAACCATCCAGGTCCACAAGGACTTGACTCTCGTGGTGCGTTTGTTGTGCATGTTCCATCTGCTATATATGTCTGGATTGGAAAGGATTGCAACACAATGATGTCAGACAAAGCAAGAGCAGCTGCCCTTCAGGTCATCCAGTATGAGAGGGCAAAGGGTCCAACTGTGGACATCAATGAAGGCAAGGAGCCACCAGAATTTTGGGACGCTCTTTCCAGTGGTCTTTCAGCAGAGGATTGCGGCAAGGGAGATGTCCAAAACCAAAAGGAAGAAACTGTTGCTTCTGGAGGCGATAAGGTTGCTGCAGTGACTTGTATTCCGGTGGGTGAAAGAAAGGTTGGTGAATATGATCTGGATTTCGAAATTTTCAGTAAGGCACTTGCAGGTGGGGTTGTTCCACCATTTTCAGTATCAAATACTGAATCGGAAACTTGCCTTCCAGCCAGAGAAAATGGATGGGGCAGATTGCGGCAAAAGTTTGCTAGTGGAATTATGAAGGATTTGGTCACATCTTCTGAGCTGAACTGTAAAACTACCCCATCCAGTGATGGATTGGATATGGTTGTGGAAGttaacaaagaagaagaagaccctGTTTCCTTGACTGAGCCTTTATCACCATTGTCAGCGCCAAGCCACTTTTGTGGTTCACCAGATTCCTTTGAGTGTTATCCAATTAGTAGCCCAAGTAGGATAAGAGATACATGTCGGGAAGTAGGACACTCTGTTGCTCTTACCAATCCATTATCGTTTCCGACAACTGACTGTGGGTCACCCGATTCTTGTTCTTGGTTTCCTGATAACAATCTTAAGTTTAGCTCAAAATCCCCAACACTCTCCCCTTCAACCTCTGAATACTCTAGTTCATCATTTACCTTTTCACCCTCATCTTCTAATTGGTCGGACTTGTCATACTTGTCTTCTCAACAGCCTTCACCTTCAGGCTTGGATTCTGCAGATCCATTATGTATTAAGCATAGTTCCATAGCCGATAGCTCACAGTTACCTTTCAAAGAATCTCTTTCTTCACCTAGAGAGGCATTTTCAGCTCATCGTACTTTGGAAGTGACAAATACATGTTCGACATGTAAAGGGATTTCCCCTTCTATTGCAGAGCGTAGAGGGAGTAAACCTCCACCTCTAATGTTGCTACCCTCAGTTGAAGAATCACCTAAAGTTTCGAGGAATTTGGTACGCTCATGGTCGTTTTCCTTACCTGACTTGGATGATGATCTGATGGACACTGATTGCAACCAAGCCGAAAATGTGAGCAACAGAGAAGAGCTAATGTTGGATGTTGACATTATTAACCCTGAAAATGAATTACAATCTGAAGCGACCAGGGAAGCTGCAGAGGTGATTAACCCTGTTTTGTACCAGTGGCCTTCTTTGAACAAAGTGGTGATGCATCGGTCTGCCAAACTTCATTCTGGATCAGCATATCTTTTGCTAGCTCCAGATGCGACTGTGGGTGCACATAAACCTGGTGTCTTATTTGTCTGGTTGGGATGTGATATTTTGCATGAGAAAGGACAGAATGCAACATTTGAGGATAGCCATCTTCACTGGGAGACCATAGGACGCTGTTTCCTTGAGCATATGGGTTTGCCTATGAGTGCCCCTGTACAG ATAGTAAGAGAAGGTGAGGAGCCAGAGCAGTTCCTGATCCATCTCAGCTGTAAATCAATACAGAACACATAA